From a single Lolium rigidum isolate FL_2022 chromosome 7, APGP_CSIRO_Lrig_0.1, whole genome shotgun sequence genomic region:
- the LOC124669155 gene encoding replication protein A 32 kDa subunit A-like, whose amino-acid sequence MMFSSQIDAFSPSQFTPSQNAGADTTTPSKFRGASGTTPLTVKQIADAQLSGAGEKGAPFAVDGVETANIRLVGTVSGKAERATDVSFTLDDGTGRLDFIRWVNDAADSAETAAIQNGMYVSVIGTLKGLQDKKRATAFCVRPVTDYNEVTLHFIQCVRMHIENTKSKVGSPAHTISAMGTPFSNSPSEASTPTSLKSNPAPVASGTNVLGADLYAQVLNIFNEPASIASDHGVHIDEIAKRLRLPASKIQEAIDFHVDGGHIYSTIDDFHYKSAFID is encoded by the exons ATGATGTTCTCGAGCCAGATCGACGCCTTCTCCCCCTCCCAGTTCACCCCGTCGCAGAACGCCGGCGCCGACACCACCACCCCTTCCAAG TTCCGGGGCGCGTCGGGCACGACGCCGCTGACCGTGAAGCAGATCGCGGACGCGCAGCTGTCCGGCGCCGGCGAGAAGGGCGCGCCTTTcgccgtcgacggcgtcgagaccGCCAAC ATCAGGCTCGTGGGGACGGTGAGCGGGAAGGCGGAGAGGGCGACGGACGTGTCCTTCACTCTAGACGACGGCACCGGCAGGCTCGACTTCATCAGATG GGTGAACGATGCTGCAGATTCTGCTGAAACTGCCGCTATCCA GAATGGCATGTATGTTTCTGTCATCGGTACCCTCAAGGGACTCCAGGACAAGAAGCGTGCTACTGCTTTCTGTGTCAG ACCTGTAACTGATTATAATGAGGTCACACTGCATTTCATTCAGTGTGTACGTATGCATATCGAGAACACAAAATCAAAG GTTGGCAGTCCTGCACACACCATTTCTGCAATGGGAACCCCATTCTCCAATAGTCCCAGCGAAGCAAGTACTCCGACCTCTTTGAAATCGAACCCG GCGCCAGTGGCCAGTGGAACCAATGTATTGGGGGCTGATTTGTATGCGCAGGTGCTGAATATTTTCAATGAACCAGCAAGCAT TGCAAGTGATCATGGTGTGCATATCGATGAAATTGCCAAACGACTCAGACTGCCAGCAAGCAAGATCCA GGAAGCTATCGATTTCCATGTCGATGGCGGGCACATCTACTCAACGATCGACGATTTCCACTACAAATCTGCATTCATTGACTGA